Proteins encoded by one window of Leptospiraceae bacterium:
- a CDS encoding HAMP domain-containing histidine kinase, whose translation MNFINASARQAYLLLENLLLWAKSQKGNLNYEPSRFDINELIRSVFDLLRAGAKTKKISLSLQCERNYFVFLDEKMIETIFRNLISNAIKFTKEGGEIQVLISTKGNFIEIIVADNGIGIQRDFLTNLFANNSNKSTKGTQGESGSGLGLILCKDFIHLNKGTISVESIPNAGSKFIVTFPYEEDMT comes from the coding sequence TTGAATTTCATCAATGCATCCGCAAGGCAGGCATATCTTCTTTTAGAAAACTTATTACTCTGGGCAAAATCACAAAAAGGGAATCTCAACTATGAACCATCTCGCTTTGATATCAATGAATTGATAAGAAGTGTTTTTGATCTCTTACGAGCAGGTGCAAAAACTAAAAAAATTTCACTCTCTCTTCAGTGTGAGAGAAATTACTTTGTATTCCTAGATGAGAAGATGATTGAAACTATCTTCAGAAATTTAATCTCCAACGCTATTAAATTTACCAAGGAAGGTGGAGAGATTCAAGTTCTTATAAGCACAAAAGGAAATTTTATCGAAATCATTGTAGCGGATAATGGCATAGGTATTCAAAGAGATTTTTTAACTAACCTTTTTGCGAATAATAGCAATAAATCTACCAAAGGAACGCAAGGAGAAAGCGGATCCGGTCTTGGACTCATTCTATGCAAAGATTTTATTCATCTTAATAAAGGAACAATTTCCGTAGAAAGCATTCCAAATGCTGGCAGCAAATTCATAGTAACCTTTCCTTACGAAGAAGATATGACTTAA